A genomic region of Miscanthus floridulus cultivar M001 chromosome 3, ASM1932011v1, whole genome shotgun sequence contains the following coding sequences:
- the LOC136544709 gene encoding uncharacterized protein, with translation MAHSHFKIPLTLQEGGCYSFTKQSGTAKLLQQAALIIWDEASMTKRQNVEALDNSLRDIMGRSNLLFGGKTVVLGGDFRQVLPVVRKGSRAQIVGASLRRSYLWESMRHLKLVRNMRAQSDPWFADYLLRIGGGTEEVNGDGNVRIPDEICVPYSRDAEKDLHTLIDIIFPDLNVNMSDKDYITTRAILSTRNDWVDMINMKMIDIF, from the coding sequence ATGGCCCACTCGCATTTCAAGATACCCCTCACTCTTCAAGAGGGCGGTTGCTATAGCTTCACAAAACAGAGTGGTACTGCCAAGTTGCTGCAGCAAGCAGCTCTCATAATTTGGGACGAGGCATCTATGACAAAGAGGCAAAATGTGGAAGCACTAGACAACAGCCTACGGGATATAATGGGCCGGTCAAACCTACTGTTTGGTGGAAAGACTGTTGTCCTTGGTGGGGATTTCAGACAGGTCCTCCCTGTTGTGCGGAAAGGATCCAGAGCTCAAATAGTCGGTGCTTCTCTACGAAGGTCGTATCTTTGGGAATCCATGCGCCACCTAAAGCTTGTCCGCAACATGAGGGCTCAGAGTGACCCATGGTTTGCAGATTATCTATTGCGCATTGGTGGTGGAACGGAAGAGGTTAACGGAGATGGCAATGTACGTATTCCAGATGAGATATGTGTCCCATACTCTAGAGATGCCGAGAAAGATCTTCATACATTGATCGACATCATCTTTCCAGATCTAAATGTAAACATGTCGGACAAAGACTACATCACCACCAGAGCAATTTTATCTACACGTAATGATTGGGtggacatgatcaatatgaaaatgaTTGATATATTCTAG